In the genome of Pirellulales bacterium, the window GAGATTTACCGCGGGTCGATCGGCACTCCGCTACGGCGGATCTTCACGTTCATCATTCCGGTGCTGATCGTGGTCAACGTGCCGGCCCGACTGTTGGCCAAGCCGCTGGAAAGCGACAACTGGCCCTTGGCGGCCTTTGCCCTGCTGGCCACCGCCGGCAGCCTGCTGGTTTCGCGTGCGATCTTCAACCGTGCCCTGGCCAGCTACCGCAGCGCCAGCAGCTAGCGAGGGAGGGACGGAGAGAGGGAGAGAAGGAGAGACGGAGGGAGACAAGGAGAAAACTACCTCGCGCGATGTGCTGCAATGCCGCTCCCCGTATCGCTCCTTCCCTCCGTTTCTCCTTCGCTCCCTCTCTCCGTCGCTCCGTCTCTCCTCCCTCGCCCTCCTTCCATCCGACGTGCGCCAGGGTATCATGGGAGAACCGCATTCACCCTTTTACCTTTCCGAGGCCCTTGCCATGCACCACGACGACCACGCGTTCCGTCCCGAGATTTCCCGCCGACAGCTTTTGACCACTGCCGCCGCCGGCACCGTGGCCTTGACGACCGGCGTGGCCCGCGCCGCGGAGGCGCCCGTGGCCGCCCGCGGCAACATCAAGCAGTCGCTCGTTCAATGGTGCTACAAGAAATACTGGAATGCCGACGAGATGTGCCGCGTGGCCAAACAGCTTGGCTGCGTCAGCATCGAGCTGGCCGATCGGAAGGACTGGCCGACCATCAAGAAGCACGGCCTGACCTGTGCCATCGCCACCAGCCACACGTTCGAGAAAGGGATGAACAACCCCGAATATCACGAGATGTGCATCGACAAGATTCGCTCGTCGATCGACGCCTGCGCGGAGTACGGCTTTCCGAACGTGATCACGTTCACGGGTTTTCGCGAGAACATTCCCGACGACGTGGGCCTGGCCAACTGCGTCAAGGGCTTTAAGAAGATCATCGGCCACGCGGAAAAGAAGAAGGTGAATCTCTGCCTGGAGATGCTCAACAGCCGCGTGAATGAGGAGATGAAGGGGCATCCCGGCTATCAGGGCGATCACACCGACTACTGCATGGAGATCATTCGCGAGGTCGGTTCTCCGCGGATGAAGCTGCTGTTCGACATTTACCACGTGCAGATCATGGACGGCGACGTGATCGTGCGGCTCAAGCAGTACGCCGACTACATCGCCCACATCCATACGGCCGGCAATCCCGGCCGCCGCGAGTTGGACGACCAGCAAGAAATCAACTATCCGCCGATCATGCGGGCACTGTTGGAAGTGGGCTACACGGGTTACGTCGGGCAGGAGTTCATTCCCACCCGCGACCCGCTCGACGGCCTGCGCCAGGCCGTGGCCTTGTGCGACGTGTGACGGCGACGCCTGGCCCGGATTATTCGGCCCGTAGCTGGCCTCGTGAGAGGTCAGGCCGTGGTGAACAAAAAAACTTGGTTGACTTCCCGCTTTCGGGCCGGACTCGGTTGTTGTGCAACCAGCCGGCGTACCGACGCACGCGTGTCCGCACGTTGCGTTGCGGAAAACAACGCCGTCGTTGCGGCGAGCTTGCAACGCAACTCGCATGGATGGCGGGTCTTCCAACAATCTTGAGGCCGCCTTGAAAAAAACCGGCCGCAACCACCGTGATGGAGAGTAGGCCGGCGATCCAGCCTTCGACCTCGGCGACGATTTTGGCCACGCGTTGCCGTGAGATGCCGTAATCCGCGGCCGGGGCGTCTTCCGTTTCGCCGTCGAGCACATGTCGCTCATAGATGCGGCAATCGCGGGGGTTGGGCGCTCGGCGGCCGTTCGTGGCGTGTGCCGGCGCGCCGGGGCTTGCATCGGCGTTTTCTTTGGCGGCGGTGCCGCCCTTTCGTCGCGGTTTTTTCACGGGAGGGTCATTCATGGCCTGTTCTTCTTTGTTGAAATGCGATGCGCGGGGTTGGTTCACACCATTACGGCACGCTCCGTCGGCCTCAAAGCTTCCCGCGTTCTACCTGCCGGTTGGCTTGGGACGTGCAAAGTAAGCGTCACGCCCGGCGCGACGACCGGCCCGCCGTGACTCAGAGGAGGTGTAACTGGTCGCTGGTCCGATCGGTGGCGCTGGCCATGGCGCAAATTTGCGCCAGTGGGAAAAACGCGGCGGATTTTGCGATGTCATAGACCACAGGTGGGGTTTCGTGCTCGGCTGGGCGCACGGTCTTTGCAAATTTGCAAAGACCGCAAAACACGGCGGATTTGGGCATGGGATACCTCAAAGCAGCGGACGTCGCGGTGGTTCCGCGTTCGCCAGTCCCCGTGAGCGCTCGCCTTGGACGACTACGGTCGCCGTTGATCTTTCCTGACTGTAGCCGGCGGCTGGCTTGCTTCCGCTCCGCGGCGCGGAAGGATCCCGTCTTCAACATCCGATGCTCAGAACTTAGGCACAGATGCGTACACATGCACACTTAATAGGCAGTCCCGTCGGAACCCTCTACTAAGGTATGAGACGTCAAAAAACGCCGGCAAAGTCCCGTTATTGCAAATTTGCACGAACGAGGCGCGGCGCGGCTTTTTCGCTCCGATCGTCAGCTTTCACGAGCAAGTTGGGCCGCCACCTTTCCTGCCGAATCGGGATTGATCCTGCCCGCGGTCCGACGCAACGCCATGATAGCAGCACGCGACCACCGGTCGCCGAGTTGTTCGGGCCGATTTTCACTTTCAGGGCCTTCGCTTCGGCGAGCTCGCCTTCGGCTAACGAATGCACTCGCGGGTTCGTCGTCTTAAGCTCTGGCGATCCTTGAAAATCGGACCCGCCCGTTTCGTCGCCCGTTTTTCTTCGCTAGTCTTGACCAAGGCGCTGGGCCAGGATACTCTTATAGAAAGAGTTCTCTTCTAACAAGAGTGTGACCTTTGGGAAATCTGGAGTACCGCAATGAATGAAGCAAATATGGAGCGTGTGCGCGAAGACCTGGCCGTTATGAAGCAAGCCATGGGACTTCATCTGCCCTTTCAGCGTGACCACGTTTGGGCCTGTCTTGCGCTGGCTGTCGTTGGGATCGTCATGGCGGCAGTCACGGCTTTCACGCGCATCGCCGCCGTGCCGGTCACGCAAGGCTCGTTGGCCCATCTGAGTTACATCGCCTTCGTCGTCGTTCCCGTCCTGTTGGTCATCATTGGCCTGGGCGTCGTGTCGTACCGTCGAAAAGCACTCGCGCCCTTGCTGTGGCGTGAATCCCGGACGACGGCGGTCGTCGCCACTGTCGCTGTGCCCGTGTATCTCAGTTTCCTTGCCTGGGCCGTATCGAGGGGCATCTCGCCGGCAGCTTTGACGGCTGCAACTCTTTTCCTCGCAGGACTATTCTGCCTCCTGCGTGCGCTGTCCGAACCGGGCCGGCTGTACGTTCTTGGTTGGGCCGTGTCAACGATGCTGGCCGGTGCGTGCGCTCCGTTGGGGAACTACGGCAACGCAGGCATTCTTGCGGGTGCTTGGCTGCTCGTCGGGGGCCTCTTCACGGCGGGAATCATGGCCTGGCAACTGCGCCGCAGGGGTGCTCAGGATGACCGTTGACTTTAATGGTCTGGACACGACCGTTCACGGCCCCGTACGGCTAGGCGTCCTTACCGCCTTGCAGACCGACGGCCCTTTGGACTTCACGACGTTGAAGAAGCGGCTCGCCGTGACTGACGGAGCACTCGGACTGCACCTGCAAAAGCTCGATGATGCGGGTTACATCGGCTGTGAGAAGGCATTTGTAGGCCAGCGACCGAAATCCACGTACCGCATCACGCCCCTTGGCCGCAAAGCGCTTGCCAACTACCTGAACGCGATGCAGTCAATCATTGATTCCGTCAAAAACACCAAGAAAAACTGAGGTTCCACATGATCCGTCTCTGCCACGTTCTCTTTTCCATCGTGATTTTCGTGTTTTTGTTTATTATTGGCGGTGCGCGCATCGGGGACGTCGGCGCGGGCGAATCTGCTGCTAAGAGCATTGCCGGCGCCTGGGAAGGAACGCTGAAGGTCGGCGACGTGAAAATATCCCTGGTCATCAACTTGACGGAGGCGGCTGCCGGAGGGTGGAGCGGTACGCTCGACGCTCCCGATTCAGGGCGTAAGGGGGTCCCAATTGATGACATTACGATCAAGACTGACCGCATAAACCTAACATTGAAAGACGTCCCAGCGAGCTTCGAGGGCGACTTGAACAACGAATGGTCGCAAATGAAAGGCGTGTGGAAACAAGGAGGCCAACGATTTAACGTAACCTTTCAACGAATCGGGAACGTATCGCACGTCGCGCACAAGAGACCGCAGGAGCCGCAGAAGCCTTATCCTTATTCCAAAGAAGAGGTCGCCTTCGAGAACAAGACCGACGGAGCGCGCTTAGCCGCCACTCTCACACTGCCCAAAGGTGTCGGCCCTTTTCCTGCCGTCATGCTTATCACCGGATCTGGACCGCAGGATCGGGACGAGACGCTCTTCGGTCACAGGCCCTTCTTGGTCCTGGCAGACTACCTGACCCGCCGCGGCATCGCCGTCTTGCGAGCCGACGACCGTGGGATAGGTCGATCGACCGGTGACTTCACTCAATCGACGCCGGAAGACTTTGCAAGAGACACCTTTGCTGGCCTGGAATACCTGAAAGCACGCCAAGAGATCGACAGGAAGCGGATAGGGCTGATCGGACACAGTGACGGCGGCACAGTTGCATCCCTTGTGGCAAGCAAATCCACGGATGTGGCCTTCGTCGTCATGATGGCTGGGCCGGGCTTAAAGGGCGACGAGCTCGCCTATTCTCAGGCGGCGCTGATGCTCAAAGTGGCTGGCGCGAGCCGGGCACAGATCGACAAAAGCCGCGAGCTGCAAACGCAACTTATTGCGGTCATCCAACGCGAGACCGACGACATCACGGCTGAAGCCGAACTTAGACGGGTGCTGGACGCGCACTTCGCAAGCCTCAGTGCGGCGGAAAGGAAAGCGGCAGGAGACTTAGGAGCTTTGGCAGACGCTCAGGTGAAGAACATGCTGTCGCCTTCGTTCCGGTTCGGCGTCACCTACGATCCAACGCCGACTCTGCTGAAGGTCAGGTGCCCTGTGCTGGCTCTAAACGGCGAGAAAGATATCGTCGTGGCCAGTCGGGAGAACCTAATGGCGATTGAGGCTGCTCTGATGGCCGGCGGCAACCAGCAGTTCACCATCCGCCCGTTACCGAAGCTGAACCACTTTTTCCAGACCTGCGAAACCGGATCATTCGGCGAGTGTTCTTCAATCGAGGAAACGCTTGCTCCCGTCGTCCTGGAAGTAATCGGTGACTGGATCGCGACGCAAATGAAATGAACCGAAAATGGCAAGTGCAAGACCCCGATACTTTCGTCGGACTGCCGAAGAGCCGGCAATCCGGGCCGTTCGGTCGGCGGCCGGCTTGCTCGCTCGGCGACGGCCTGACCCGCTATGCTGAATCGTGCGAGCGGCCCCAGGCCCACCGGCGACGACGCACCGTGCGCACCGAGTAGCTCCGTTTCAATGCGCTCGGCAATGGCATAAAATGGAACCGTCGTAAACGAGGATTGGCCTGGAGGCATTAAGATGACGTTTCAACTTGACTTGCCAGTCGACTTACAGGAGCGATTGCGTTTCGAAGCCGAGCGCCGCGGAGAACCGGCGGAGGCGGTGGCCTTACGGGTGCTTGACGCGCACCTGCCGCCGCGGCCAGACATTCGCCGCGCTGCCGCGATTGCCATGCTCGATCGGTGGCGGGAGGAAGACGCCGCCGCCACGGAAGCAGATTCGCGACAGGCGGAGGATTTCTTTCATGCTCTTGACGCCGCGCGGACGTCGAACCGTCCCCTCTTTCCGCCAGAGCTTGAAGGAATCTCCTGGTGAAGCCGATCGTCTTGCTTGATTCGGGGCCGCTCGGCCTGTTGTGCCACACGCGGCGATCATCGATCACGGTGGCGTGCGAACAGGGGCTCGCGGCTCTTCTCTCGGCGGGGCGGCGGATTCTCGTACCGGAGATCGCCGACTATGAGCTGCGACGGGAGCTGTTGCGAAGCGGCAGGCAGGCTGCCATCGCGCGGCTTGACGCCATGGCGCAAGCCACGGAATATCTGGCGATCACAACGCCGGCCATGCGCCGGGCCGCCGAACTTTGGGCGCGGGCCCGTCAACAGGGTCAACCCACGGCCGCCGACAACACCGTCGACGGCGACGTCATCCTTGCCGCTCAAGCACTGACGCTGGGCACGCCCGATATCGTCGTCGCCACGACCAATGTTGGCCATTTGTCCCGCTTCGTTTCCGCCGAACTCTGGCAGGCGATCCTTCCCTAAGCGTCACTAAAGCGGCAGCCGTGGAAGACATCCATGCTTTCGTCGGACTGCCGAAGAGCCGGCAATCCGCGCCGTGCGGTGGCTGGCCGCCGTACTCGGCCCGCGACGCTTGACAGGCTGGCTCAGCCCGGTGCCCGATGAAAACGCAGACGCAATCGGCCGCTGCTACACCGGCGGCACGCGGCTCGAACCGTCAGGAACCGCCGGGCGAGCCGGCGGCATGTTCGTTCACGATTTAACTACCTTCCTGTTGCCCGGTCGAGCAGATTCTTGGTAATTCGCCGCACGCGCTCGTCGGGACCGTGCGGCCGCGACCAATGCGACCAGGGCAAGGTGTGGCCGGGCGGCGACGAAAGCCCCTGCGCCCAGAAAATGGTGGAAGCGTTGAACACGAAGTTTCCCTTCGGCCCCGGATAGATGGTGGCCGTCCATTGCTGAGGATTCTCGCCGCCTTGCCAGGCCGTGCCCGACGCCACGACTTTCAGGCCGGGCAGGTCGGGCGGCTGACCGTGATACTCCCAACCGATCAGGCCCGGAATGCGGTCGCCCGCTTTCATGCCGGTGCCTTGGAAAATCCAATGGTCGGGCTTGACGACGGTCCAGTCGCCGCCGCCGTTGACCGGTTCGATGTTCCGGGCGCCCATCAACAGGCCCTCGTCGGGACCGTGTTCTGGGAACGGGCCGTGCTCTTTGAGCCGCCCCAAAGCATAGTCGTTTTTTGCGCCGTAGGGACCGCCGCGAAAGATGATGCGGTCCGGCCGGCCGTCGCTTGCGGCGCGAAACGGCGTCACCCAACAGACCGAGTTGCCCGACAGAAAGAGCAAGTTGACGCCCGCGTCACGCATCGCCTCGACGCTGCGGTATTGCCGGATGTCCCAGTATTCATCGTGCCCGACGCTGACGAACGCCTTGCACTTCAGCCCCCGATCGGGAGAAAGCATGTCGCTGTTGGAGCAATAGCTCACGTCGTAGCCTTGTTGCTCCAGCCAATAGGCCAGCGGAAACTCCAGCGGCAGGAACTCGCCGGAGCCGAAGGTGAGCGGGTCGTTGACCACGCCGGTGAATTGGGCCTCGCGCCCGTAGGGGCGGTCGAAGCTGACGTCGGCCCACGGTCCTTGGCCTCCCTTGGGATGTGTATAGAGCGAGAAATTGTTCGGCCAGCGGTTGTAGGCCTGCCAGGTGTTGTCGGAGCACTGAAACAAGACTTCCGCCGCCCGCTCGTCGCGCACGATGAAAATGATGTAGCTCTGCCAATAAGGCCGCTTGTTCTCGTCCGGCAATGTCGTGAGCCGGCCCAGGTAGACGCCGCTGAGCCAATCGTCGGGAACCGTCAGCGTGACCGCCGGCTTCCAACGGCATTCGTGCAAATTCTTTTCGCCCGGCTTCGGGGTGGGCTGTGGTTCGCCCTTAAAAGGGCCCAGTTTTTTGACCAGCCGTGCGCCGCGGCCGCCGTAATAGCCCATGCGAAACAACTCGATCTCGAACTTTTGGGCCGGATCGGTCGAGACCATGATGTCGAGCGTATCGCCCGCCCCGACGCTCTGCTTCGAGCAATACCCTTCGATCCAGGTCGAGCGAAAGCCGCCCGCATCGGCCCGAACGCGCGTGAGCTGCCAATCGCTGCTGCCGGGCTGCTTGTTCTCCGCGACGATCGGATTGGGCTTGTTGTCGTCGGCGCGGAGCGAGACGGCGAGCGAGGACAATGAAGCGAGGAGGAACAACACTGCGTTTGCGGGAAAAAGCTTTCTGACCATCAATACGTGTCCAACAAAGGGGGGCTGATAATCATGACCTGCTGCACTGGCGCTGCATCTATACTTCACGCGTCCGAGAATGAGACATTGGCGGTGGCTGGGGCAGAGTCTGGCCAGGTGGAGGCTGTAACCGTTGCCAAAGGCAGGATCTCCTGATTGCAGTTCATTGTAAGGTGGGACCAGCGAGGAATGGCAGTCACGATACCTCAAACACCCGCTGAATCTGCGGCGAGCCGTACTCGGCGCCGCCGGTGAGTATGCAGACGTTGTCGAGCGGGTGTGTCTCGCCGGGACTGTGCGTGTGCCCGCACAGCACGGTCAGCCGGCGCTGGGGATAATCGCGCATGATGCGCAAGATCGCCTCGCCCACCGCCAGGCAGGTGAAATGGGGCAGCCATTCGTCGTTGGAGAGCTGGCCTTGATACCAGCATGCCTCGCGCAGCGGAGGTACGTGCGTGAGCAAGAACACCACTTCATGATCGGCCAGCGCCGCGGGCAACACGCGTTCCACGTGCCGCGCCGCTGCGTCGCCCATGGCCTTCAACATCGGCCAGCGTGCCCACTTGCTGACGCCGGCCAGCTCTTCAATCAGCCGATAGTCGTTCATCATCACCAACGAGCGCTCGTAGTCGCCCAGCCGGGCGTCGGCCCAGCCGTCGTGCCCGCACAAAGCCGTGCGGTCGGTGAGCGAGA includes:
- a CDS encoding N,N-dimethylformamidase beta subunit family domain-containing protein, which translates into the protein MSSLAVSLRADDNKPNPIVAENKQPGSSDWQLTRVRADAGGFRSTWIEGYCSKQSVGAGDTLDIMVSTDPAQKFEIELFRMGYYGGRGARLVKKLGPFKGEPQPTPKPGEKNLHECRWKPAVTLTVPDDWLSGVYLGRLTTLPDENKRPYWQSYIIFIVRDERAAEVLFQCSDNTWQAYNRWPNNFSLYTHPKGGQGPWADVSFDRPYGREAQFTGVVNDPLTFGSGEFLPLEFPLAYWLEQQGYDVSYCSNSDMLSPDRGLKCKAFVSVGHDEYWDIRQYRSVEAMRDAGVNLLFLSGNSVCWVTPFRAASDGRPDRIIFRGGPYGAKNDYALGRLKEHGPFPEHGPDEGLLMGARNIEPVNGGGDWTVVKPDHWIFQGTGMKAGDRIPGLIGWEYHGQPPDLPGLKVVASGTAWQGGENPQQWTATIYPGPKGNFVFNASTIFWAQGLSSPPGHTLPWSHWSRPHGPDERVRRITKNLLDRATGR
- a CDS encoding transcriptional regulator; translation: MTVDFNGLDTTVHGPVRLGVLTALQTDGPLDFTTLKKRLAVTDGALGLHLQKLDDAGYIGCEKAFVGQRPKSTYRITPLGRKALANYLNAMQSIIDSVKNTKKN
- a CDS encoding TIM barrel protein, encoding MHHDDHAFRPEISRRQLLTTAAAGTVALTTGVARAAEAPVAARGNIKQSLVQWCYKKYWNADEMCRVAKQLGCVSIELADRKDWPTIKKHGLTCAIATSHTFEKGMNNPEYHEMCIDKIRSSIDACAEYGFPNVITFTGFRENIPDDVGLANCVKGFKKIIGHAEKKKVNLCLEMLNSRVNEEMKGHPGYQGDHTDYCMEIIREVGSPRMKLLFDIYHVQIMDGDVIVRLKQYADYIAHIHTAGNPGRRELDDQQEINYPPIMRALLEVGYTGYVGQEFIPTRDPLDGLRQAVALCDV
- a CDS encoding alpha/beta fold hydrolase, which translates into the protein MIRLCHVLFSIVIFVFLFIIGGARIGDVGAGESAAKSIAGAWEGTLKVGDVKISLVINLTEAAAGGWSGTLDAPDSGRKGVPIDDITIKTDRINLTLKDVPASFEGDLNNEWSQMKGVWKQGGQRFNVTFQRIGNVSHVAHKRPQEPQKPYPYSKEEVAFENKTDGARLAATLTLPKGVGPFPAVMLITGSGPQDRDETLFGHRPFLVLADYLTRRGIAVLRADDRGIGRSTGDFTQSTPEDFARDTFAGLEYLKARQEIDRKRIGLIGHSDGGTVASLVASKSTDVAFVVMMAGPGLKGDELAYSQAALMLKVAGASRAQIDKSRELQTQLIAVIQRETDDITAEAELRRVLDAHFASLSAAERKAAGDLGALADAQVKNMLSPSFRFGVTYDPTPTLLKVRCPVLALNGEKDIVVASRENLMAIEAALMAGGNQQFTIRPLPKLNHFFQTCETGSFGECSSIEETLAPVVLEVIGDWIATQMK
- a CDS encoding metallophosphoesterase, which encodes MKRMLWLTDLHLNFLTPPQTDAFLASVAAERADVVLVGGDLGEAPNVVGLLKRIAKAVASPVYFVLGNHDYYFGSIERVREKVEELCRRLPNLTFLTASGVVSLTDRTALCGHDGWADARLGDYERSLVMMNDYRLIEELAGVSKWARWPMLKAMGDAAARHVERVLPAALADHEVVFLLTHVPPLREACWYQGQLSNDEWLPHFTCLAVGEAILRIMRDYPQRRLTVLCGHTHSPGETHPLDNVCILTGGAEYGSPQIQRVFEVS
- a CDS encoding PIN domain-containing protein — protein: MKPIVLLDSGPLGLLCHTRRSSITVACEQGLAALLSAGRRILVPEIADYELRRELLRSGRQAAIARLDAMAQATEYLAITTPAMRRAAELWARARQQGQPTAADNTVDGDVILAAQALTLGTPDIVVATTNVGHLSRFVSAELWQAILP